In Desulfosporosinus youngiae DSM 17734, the genomic stretch AATATATTATCCGGGATATAACCCAACGAAAAGAGATTGAAAAAGAAATGGCTCGCCTGGACCGACTCAACTTAATAGGAGAAATGGCTGCCGGCATCGGCCACGAAATCAGGAACCCAATGACCGCAGTGCGTGGTTTTCTGCAGATACTTGGCACTAAAGAGGAATGCGTTAAATATAAAGACTATTTTGACCTGATGATTGAAGAGTTGGATAGGGCTAACTCCATAATTACCGAGTTTCTTAAACTAGCGAGAAATAAAACGGTGGAAAAAAGGTTATTTAACTTAAATGATGAAATAAAAACTTTATTTCCCTTAATACAGTCCGATGCAACGAAAAGTGATAAAAATATAGTGCTGGAACTTGCAGAGATTCCTGATTTATTGATGGACGAAAAAGAAATCCGCCAGGTAATATTGAATTTAGTTCGTAATGGACTTGAGGCATCGCCGGCTGGCAGTGATTTGATGATCAAAACCTTCACGGTTGATAATGATGTAATATTAGCCATAAAGGATAATGGCAAAGGGATCAATCCGGATGTCCTGGAGAAAATAGGAACCCCATTCTTTACAACGAAGGATAATGGAACCGGCCTGGGTTTGGCTGTGTGTTATAGTATTGCGGAGCGTCATAATGCCAAAATTGAAATAGAAACCGGAAGAAATGGGACGACGTTTTATATTCGCCTCAAGCAATTTGAGCAGGCTATGCCTGCGGTTGAACTAAAACCATTCGCTTTTTAGGCAACGGCTAGGTCAGAAATGTTTGAAGAGTTTAAAATCCTTTAATGAGTGGTGATATATCATGAAGGACGATAAGAAAACCAAAGCTGACTTAAGGAAATGTGAAGAGGCTGAAGAAATCCTCAAAAAGTCTGAAGATAAATTTTCTAAGGTATTCCAATCAAGTCCTGCTGCCATGCACATAACCCGTTTAAGCGATAAACGAATTATTGAAATTAATCAGGCATTTGTTATGTTAAGTGGTTTCAGCCAGGCGGAGGTTATCGGGCATCGAGCAACCGATCTGGGGATTTATCCTGATGCCTGGGACCGCGAACTCATCATCAGGACGACCTTAAATGAGGGTAGGATTGTTAATTACGATTTTCGTTTTAATGCTAAAGGAAATAAACTATTGCTCTGTCGAATTTCCACAGAACTAATATTGTTAGAAGAACTTTGCATGCTTTCAACGATAACCGATCTCACTGAAATCAAGCGTGTAGAAGAGGCTTTGCGGGAAAGTGAGGCACAGATCAGAGCGCTTAATGAAGAGCTGGAACAACGTGTCAATAAAAGAACGATGGAACTGGAACAGGCAAATAGGGACTTACTTGCCCATTCAAAGAAATTAGAGGAGTCGACCCGGCGTTTGGGTATGCTTTCCCAAGCGATTGACAACAGCTCCATTAGTGTAGTCATGACAAATAAGCATAAAAATATTGTCTATGCTAATTCACAAGTTGCCAATGTCACGGGGTATTCAATCGATGAACTTTTGGGACAGAACCCCCGTATCTTTAAATCAGGTCATCATTCAGAGGAGTTCTATGCAAACATATGGGCCACTTTAGATAAGGGTTTACAGTGGTCGGGTGAATTCTGCAACAAAAAGAAAAATGGTGCAATATTCTGGGAATCTTCAACTATTTCTCCGGTTTTCAACACTAAGGGGATTCTAACCAATTACATTGCAGTCAAAGAGGATATCACTAAGCGAAAGCAGATGATCCAAGAGATGGAAGTCGCAAAATCGGCTGCAGAGGCTGCAAATCGGGCTAAAAGCACCTTCCTGGCCAATATGAGTCATGAAATCCGCACGCCGATGAATGCTATTTTAGGCTATACCCAATTACTGCAGAGGGATGTGTCCTTGAGCTCAGATCAAAAGGAATATTTACAAATCATTAATCAGAGCGGGGAACACCTGCTGGCTTTGATTAATGATGTTTTAGAAATGTCTAAGATCGAGTCGGGAAGAGTGTTAATCAATTCGGAGGACTTCTCCCTAATTGATCTGCTTGATGAGTGTGCCAAGATGTTTAGAATACAGATCCAGCAGAAGGCTTTAATATTTAAGATTGATCTTCTTAGTCAAATACCCAACTTTATTCGTGCCGATGGTAAAAAAATACGGCAAGTACTTATCAACATCATTGGTAACTCTATTAAGTTTACGGATAATGGCAGTATCACTATACGAGTATTATGTACGGACGGTCAAATAGAGGACGAACTTATCTTGACTATTGAGGTTGAAGATACGGGCTGTGGAATAGCACCGGAAGAGATTGCTAAAGTTTTTGAGGTGTTTGAACAAACTCAAAGCGGAAAACATGTGGGCAGCAGTACAGGGCTTGGTATGCCTATAAGCCGGCACTATGCACGCTTGATGGGAGGAGATTTGACAGTCACCAGCAAATTGGGCGAAGGGAGTAAATTTACGTTTACCCTTATTATCCATAGAACCAGTTCCGAAACACTATTGATGGAAGAGATTTCTTCGCAGCGAGGGGTGATTGGCCTTGTGTCTGCCAATTCCCCTAAAATACTGGTGGTGGATGATATTGTTACAAATCGCACATTGCTGAGGCTGATTCTTGGGAAAGTTGGGTTTTCTGTGCAGGAAGCCGGCGATGGTAAAGAGGCCCTTTCTTTATTCAGGCAATGGAAGCCTGATGTCATCTTAATGGATGCCCGTATGCCGAAGATGGATGGATTTGAAGCAACTCGCTTAATAAAATCTACTCCCGAAGGTCAACGTGTAGGGGTCATTATCATCACGGCGAGTGTCTTGGAAAATGATCGATTGGAG encodes the following:
- a CDS encoding hybrid sensor histidine kinase/response regulator; this encodes MKDDKKTKADLRKCEEAEEILKKSEDKFSKVFQSSPAAMHITRLSDKRIIEINQAFVMLSGFSQAEVIGHRATDLGIYPDAWDRELIIRTTLNEGRIVNYDFRFNAKGNKLLLCRISTELILLEELCMLSTITDLTEIKRVEEALRESEAQIRALNEELEQRVNKRTMELEQANRDLLAHSKKLEESTRRLGMLSQAIDNSSISVVMTNKHKNIVYANSQVANVTGYSIDELLGQNPRIFKSGHHSEEFYANIWATLDKGLQWSGEFCNKKKNGAIFWESSTISPVFNTKGILTNYIAVKEDITKRKQMIQEMEVAKSAAEAANRAKSTFLANMSHEIRTPMNAILGYTQLLQRDVSLSSDQKEYLQIINQSGEHLLALINDVLEMSKIESGRVLINSEDFSLIDLLDECAKMFRIQIQQKALIFKIDLLSQIPNFIRADGKKIRQVLINIIGNSIKFTDNGSITIRVLCTDGQIEDELILTIEVEDTGCGIAPEEIAKVFEVFEQTQSGKHVGSSTGLGMPISRHYARLMGGDLTVTSKLGEGSKFTFTLIIHRTSSETLLMEEISSQRGVIGLVSANSPKILVVDDIVTNRTLLRLILGKVGFSVQEAGDGKEALSLFRQWKPDVILMDARMPKMDGFEATRLIKSTPEGQRVGVIIITASVLENDRLEALESGADGFIRKPFKEGEIFKELQHILSVDYRYADEVRRSFTNEALGESALAVALIPAQWVSRIVEAAELGESILLKELISRKVVPYNPVLGQTLLNYANDYDYKRITEILIRGGIK